AATTATTTTAATAGCCGTCGGCTACTACTTTCGTCTTTTTTTAAGTTATCGCGACGTTTTTCCAAATGCGCAGGATTTCAAATCCTTAGCCACGCTTCACGTACTATAAAGGGGATTAAAACCATTTATACTATATTATAAACAAAACCGCAGTTTGCGACAAAACCGCGGTTTTTAAACGTACAATAAATTGAAAAAATTACTTGCAATTGCGTAAGGTTTAATCGTACGCAACCTAAATTTTTATATATGAAGAAGCTTTGCAACAAAACCATAAATATATCTTTTCGAATTTGGCCATACTAATACTTTAAAAAGGTGTGTGATCATTATGAAAATGAAAATATATTCTAATGAAAATATATTCTAATGGAAACATTATCAGCCAGATATTATTGTATTAACGGTACAACTTAAGTTTTCATGATTTAGTGGAACTGATAGAGGAACGAGTGCTATTTTTGTCCGGTACAGCCATCATGCGTTGTGTTCATTAATATGGGCCAGAATTAAATCAGCGGATTCGAAAGCATTTGAAGCCAACGAATGATTCTTGGAGAGTCGATAAAACGTACATCAAAATCAAAGGAGAGAAAATGTATTTATATCGTGCTAGTGATTCTGAAGGAAACACGATTAATTTTTCTTTGATTAGTAAAAAGGCTGCTAAGTATTTCTAAAAAATTCTTGTCTTCTTATCATGCAACAAAACCTCGTGTAATAATAGTCTATCCCGTTACGATAAGGGAATAGAAAGATGAAAAGCGCATACCACATGGTATGCTACTTCGTATAAAAAATATTTAAACAACATTATTGAACAGGACCATCGTTTTATCAAAAAACGAATCCAAAATATGCTTGGATTGAGATCATTGCAAACTGCTACCAAATGATTGCTGGAATAGAAGTCATGCATATAATCAATAAAGGATAAATCTAATTAAGGATGAAGTCTGTCAAAAATCAAATATATTTACCCATTAGCTGTTTGGATTGACTGCCTAAGAGTTGATTTTGCGAGAAGCGTACTGCTTTTTTACTTCTCGCTATCTTTTAGCATTATAATCCTTTTTTATCGGAGGAGATATAGGAGATATAGAAAATTATGAATATTTAGATTATAGTCAGTCATATATATGTTTAGGGACCTTTGTATCAAAAGTTGTGAGTATAAGGGAGGAATAAAAATGAATTTATATCAAAATGAAAATGAATATAAAATATTGGATGTTTTACCAAATTATTCGAACATGGTCAATGCTTATTCAAGTATCCATTAGCAAATAATCCACAAGTTCCCTTACAAAATACGAGTTATAAAGATTGGCTTAATATGTGTCAAACTATTACTCCACTTTGTACCACTATAGACTCTGACATTAATTCAGTCGCTGCCGCTATAGGGGTAATAGCTTCTATAATAGGTCTTATTCGTGGTCCAGGAGAAGCTATAGGATTAATTTTAGGAACTTTTTCATCAATAATACCTTTTCTTTGGCCAGAGAACAAAACTATTATATGGGAAGAGTTTACACATAGAGGGTTAAACCTTATTAGACCAGAACTGACACCAGCAGAAATAGAAATAATATTAAACCCTCTCAAAGGATCTTACAATGCATTACGTGAACAGCTGGTGAATTTTGAGAGAGAGTTTGCAATATGGGCCGGTGCAAAAAATCAAGCTACTACAGGGGATTTATTAAGAAGAATTTCAGCTATTGAAGGTGCTATTATACAACTTAAAAATCAATTAACAGTAAGCGAAGCTAATAAGCCTGCATTACTCAGTCTCTATGCACAAACCGCAAATATTGATTTAATATTATTCCAAAGAGGCGCCAAATATGGAGATGAATGGGCAAAATACGCTCGCAATCAACCCATACCTTTTAAAACATCACGAGAATATTATGCATCATTAATAGAAAAAATAAAAACTTATACTAATGATATTGCAGGAACATATAGAAATGGTTTAAATAAAATCAAAAATATACAAAATATCTCATGGGATACTTTCAATGAATATCGTAGAGAGATGACTCTAAGTGCATTAGATTTAGTTGCATTATTCCCAAATTACGATATATGTATTTATCCAATACAAACAAAAACAGAACTTACTAGAAAAATTTATATGCCATCATTCTATTTACAAGCACTTCAACAAAGCGGAAATCTAGAATCATTGGAAAACCAACTTACACATCCCCCATCATTATTTACTTGGTTAAACGAATTAAACCTTTATACAATAAGTGAAAATTTCAATCCGGCTATACTTCCTAATCCGGCTCAAGGAATTACAGGTGGCACACCAATACCAATAGGGTTAAATAACTTGTTTATTTATAAATTATCAATGTCACAATATCATGATCCAAATGGTTGTTATCCAATAGCTGGAATTTCTGATATGACCTTTTATAAAAGTGACTATAATGGTAATGCGTCCACAACTCAACCTTATCATGCAGGTAGAAACTCAAATAATGTCATAGATACATTTATGAATGGCCCACAAAATGCATCAAGCTCAAATAATATTTCTATTAAAGAAACAAAACATATACTATCTGATATTAAAATGGTATATTCGCGATCTGGCGTCTATAGTTTTGGATATTCATTTGCCTGGACATATACTAGTGTAGATCCTGATAATCTAATTGTTCCAAATAGAATTACACAAATTCCTGCTGTTAAAGCTAATCTTTTGAATTCGCCAGCTAGAGTAATTG
This Bacillus thuringiensis DNA region includes the following protein-coding sequences:
- a CDS encoding insecticidal delta-endotoxin Cry8Ea1 family protein; the protein is MCQTITPLCTTIDSDINSVAAAIGVIASIIGLIRGPGEAIGLILGTFSSIIPFLWPENKTIIWEEFTHRGLNLIRPELTPAEIEIILNPLKGSYNALREQLVNFEREFAIWAGAKNQATTGDLLRRISAIEGAIIQLKNQLTVSEANKPALLSLYAQTANIDLILFQRGAKYGDEWAKYARNQPIPFKTSREYYASLIEKIKTYTNDIAGTYRNGLNKIKNIQNISWDTFNEYRREMTLSALDLVALFPNYDICIYPIQTKTELTRKIYMPSFYLQALQQSGNLESLENQLTHPPSLFTWLNELNLYTISENFNPAILPNPAQGITGGTPIPIGLNNLFIYKLSMSQYHDPNGCYPIAGISDMTFYKSDYNGNASTTQPYHAGRNSNNVIDTFMNGPQNASSSNNISIKETKHILSDIKMVYSRSGVYSFGYSFAWTYTSVDPDNLIVPNRITQIPAVKANLLNSPARVIAGPGHTGGDLVALLNSGTQSGRMEIKCKTGSFTETSRRYGIRMRYAANNAFTVSLSYTLQGGNPIGITFGTERTFLRTNNIIPTDLKYEEFKYKEYNQIITMTAPQNTIVTIAVYQSTPSLNNQLIIDRIEFYPMDQGVEACKMN